A window of Nitrospinota bacterium contains these coding sequences:
- the secE gene encoding preprotein translocase subunit SecE, with amino-acid sequence MISRAAKFLTEVRVEVKKVTWPSRKEAIGGTTVVVIVVFLVSVFLGIVDALLSKMVQGLINL; translated from the coding sequence ATGATATCTAGGGCTGCAAAATTTTTAACGGAAGTCAGGGTTGAGGTGAAAAAGGTCACCTGGCCTTCGAGGAAGGAGGCTATTGGTGGGACGACGGTCGTGGTGATCGTTGTGTTTCTGGTCTCTGTGTTTTTAGGAATTGTGGACGCTTTGTTGTCCAAGATGGTTCAGGGACTCATTAATCTTTAA
- the rpmG gene encoding 50S ribosomal protein L33 translates to MRDIIHLACGDCKRKNYSTTKNKKKTTGRLEFNKFCRFCRKHTPHKETK, encoded by the coding sequence ATGAGAGATATAATTCATTTGGCATGTGGAGATTGTAAGCGGAAGAATTATTCCACAACCAAAAATAAGAAAAAAACAACGGGTCGTTTGGAATTTAATAAATTTTGTCGGTTTTGCCGAAAGCATACCCCGCACAAGGAAACCAAATAG
- a CDS encoding GDP-mannose 4,6-dehydratase, with product MKNLITGIHGFAASHLADFLLEQNEEVFGIARSLDNDLNINHIQDQIQVSLCNIRDRSAIKKILEAVRPDRIYHLASVSFVPQAEKEGDTSFETIFNGTWNVLESVRELGLNCRILSVGSSEAYGMAGEGRVKEDRALQPISLYGVSKAAAELLAHSYFVRDGLDVIRTRPYNHTGPRQDSRFVCSSFARQIAAIEKGAKAVIKTGNLESYRDFMDVRDTVSAYHAIMEHGKAGEVFNVCSGEVTSVQVILETLLEISGVSIRIETDPKLFREAKPVSAFGDNSFLRQRTGWGPEFGLEQTLCDLLDHWREIL from the coding sequence TTGAAAAATCTGATCACCGGAATTCATGGATTTGCCGCCTCGCATTTGGCGGATTTCCTTTTAGAACAAAACGAAGAAGTGTTTGGCATTGCGCGTTCTCTGGACAATGACCTGAATATAAACCATATTCAGGATCAGATTCAGGTGTCTCTCTGCAATATCCGGGATCGGAGTGCAATTAAAAAAATACTGGAGGCGGTTCGGCCCGATCGCATCTATCACCTCGCTTCTGTGTCATTTGTTCCGCAGGCTGAAAAAGAAGGGGATACTTCTTTCGAGACTATTTTTAATGGGACCTGGAACGTGTTGGAGTCAGTCAGGGAGTTGGGCTTGAATTGCCGGATTCTTAGTGTCGGGTCTTCGGAGGCGTATGGGATGGCGGGAGAAGGTCGAGTGAAAGAGGATAGAGCGTTGCAACCCATTTCCCTTTACGGAGTCAGCAAAGCTGCCGCTGAACTTCTCGCTCATTCTTATTTTGTAAGAGACGGCCTGGATGTGATTCGAACCCGGCCTTACAATCATACGGGGCCCAGGCAGGATTCCCGGTTTGTGTGTTCGTCTTTTGCCCGACAAATCGCGGCAATTGAAAAGGGCGCCAAAGCGGTTATTAAAACGGGAAACCTGGAATCTTATCGGGATTTCATGGATGTCCGGGACACCGTTTCTGCTTACCATGCGATCATGGAGCACGGAAAAGCGGGAGAAGTTTTTAACGTTTGTTCCGGGGAGGTAACGAGCGTGCAGGTTATCCTGGAAACACTCCTTGAAATTTCAGGGGTTTCTATACGGATTGAAACCGATCCGAAGTTATTCCGCGAGGCGAAACCTGTGAGCGCCTTTGGAGATAATTCGTTTTTGAGGCAAAGAACCGGTTGGGGGCCGGAATTTGGTCTTGAGCAAACGTTGTGCGATCTCCTGGATCATTGGCGTGAAATTTTGTAA
- a CDS encoding glycine C-acetyltransferase codes for MPERMIEFIREELESIRSAGLYKDERVLKSPQQVHIKTARGKVLNFCANNYLGLANHPKILEAAKDALDQYGYGMASVRFICGTQEVHKRLEEQVSCFLETEDTILYSSCFDANGGLFETLLDKEDAVISDRLNHASIIDGVRLCKAQRFRYNHADMDHLETQLQRARKHRFRIIATDGVFSMDGDVAPLNAICDLAEQYDASVMVDDSHATGFFGPSGRGSLDYKNVLGRVDIITSTFGKALGGASGGFVSGRKEIVELLRQRSRPYLFSNSLSPVIAAVTLKAIELITRSEHLLKKLQDNVSWFRKKITEAGFEIRPGDHPIIPIMLGDARLAHDMADQLLAEGVYVVGFSYPVVPRDAARIRIQISAAHEMADLEKAVQAFQRVGQRLNVIKP; via the coding sequence ATGCCGGAAAGAATGATCGAATTCATTAGAGAGGAATTGGAATCCATTCGTAGCGCCGGATTGTATAAGGATGAACGGGTGCTGAAAAGTCCGCAGCAGGTACATATAAAAACGGCTCGCGGCAAGGTGTTGAATTTTTGCGCCAACAACTACCTGGGGCTTGCCAATCACCCTAAGATCCTTGAGGCGGCCAAAGACGCGCTCGATCAGTACGGATACGGAATGGCATCCGTACGATTCATCTGTGGAACCCAGGAAGTGCACAAGCGTCTCGAGGAGCAGGTCTCTTGTTTTTTAGAAACAGAGGACACGATCCTGTATTCGTCCTGCTTTGACGCCAACGGCGGATTGTTTGAAACCCTGCTGGACAAGGAAGATGCGGTTATCAGCGACCGCTTGAACCATGCCAGCATCATCGATGGTGTGCGCTTGTGCAAGGCCCAGCGGTTTCGTTACAACCATGCCGATATGGATCATCTCGAAACCCAGCTGCAACGCGCCCGGAAACACAGGTTCAGGATCATCGCCACCGACGGGGTGTTCAGCATGGATGGCGATGTCGCTCCTTTGAACGCAATCTGTGACCTGGCGGAACAATACGACGCCAGCGTCATGGTGGACGATTCGCATGCGACGGGTTTTTTTGGTCCCTCGGGAAGAGGCAGTCTGGATTATAAGAACGTCCTGGGCCGGGTGGATATCATCACCTCCACCTTTGGCAAGGCTCTGGGCGGAGCTTCGGGCGGGTTTGTAAGCGGCAGGAAAGAGATTGTAGAGCTTTTGCGGCAACGGTCCCGGCCTTACCTGTTTTCCAACTCCCTGTCACCCGTGATCGCGGCTGTGACGTTGAAGGCCATCGAACTCATTACTCGGTCCGAACATTTATTGAAAAAGTTGCAGGATAATGTGTCGTGGTTCCGAAAGAAAATTACCGAAGCCGGATTTGAAATCAGACCGGGCGATCATCCCATCATTCCGATCATGCTCGGTGACGCCCGTCTGGCGCACGACATGGCCGATCAATTGCTGGCGGAAGGCGTGTATGTAGTCGGCTTCAGTTATCCTGTGGTTCCCAGGGATGCGGCCCGCATTCGCATCCAGATTTCCGCCGCCCACGAAATGGCCGATCTTGAGAAAGCGGTACAGGCCTTTCAAAGGGTCGGTCAACGGCTGAACGTTATTAAACCCTAA
- a CDS encoding zinc-binding dehydrogenase produces the protein MKALVLDIKREEWESTTGMSRVDIAQPQLDESKRPEDANKVIIKPLYTGFCGSDKGIWFRHSFKDMIFDSLEKEGQSQRICGHELLGEIVETGSYSAKHYGYKPGDIVSTESHIFCGKCHPCQIGDEHVCSDHLIIGISMDGCFAEYVKLPAKELWPTDINAIRPEVAAIQEPLGNAVHACSRVDLRGKTVAIFGCGTIGLFSILVARAMGATTIIGVDPNPDNLNRAEQLGVDLTLHVDLERVKEQGVAPDTEMVEVIRKRCSGEGVDVAFEMSGSNQALNTAIAATRRGGDIILFGISTGDFTLTDFQNIIMQGKTLHSIVGRKVFQTWYIMSNLLQAKSHQLQDKIYDVILNRGQGTIVPFDKFDRDVFNRIVQQHPKVIFKF, from the coding sequence ATGAAGGCACTGGTTCTGGATATCAAGCGCGAGGAGTGGGAATCGACCACCGGCATGAGCAGGGTCGATATCGCCCAACCGCAACTGGACGAATCCAAACGCCCGGAAGATGCCAACAAGGTCATCATCAAACCGCTTTATACGGGGTTCTGCGGATCGGACAAGGGCATCTGGTTTCGCCACTCATTCAAGGATATGATCTTTGACTCTCTGGAAAAAGAAGGCCAGTCGCAACGCATTTGCGGTCACGAGTTGTTGGGTGAAATCGTTGAGACGGGGTCTTATTCCGCCAAGCACTATGGATACAAGCCGGGGGATATCGTTTCCACGGAGTCTCATATTTTTTGTGGCAAGTGTCACCCGTGTCAAATTGGCGACGAGCACGTGTGTTCGGATCATTTGATCATCGGCATTTCAATGGACGGTTGTTTCGCCGAATACGTCAAACTGCCGGCGAAAGAATTGTGGCCGACGGATATCAATGCAATTCGTCCTGAGGTGGCAGCCATTCAGGAACCGTTGGGAAACGCGGTGCATGCCTGTAGCCGGGTCGATCTGCGCGGCAAAACCGTCGCCATTTTCGGATGCGGCACCATCGGGTTGTTTTCTATTCTGGTGGCGCGTGCGATGGGAGCCACCACCATCATCGGTGTGGATCCCAATCCCGACAATCTGAACCGTGCCGAGCAACTGGGTGTGGACCTCACCCTGCATGTGGACCTGGAACGGGTGAAGGAACAGGGAGTCGCGCCCGATACCGAAATGGTGGAAGTCATCCGCAAGCGGTGTTCCGGGGAGGGGGTGGACGTGGCCTTCGAGATGTCCGGAAGCAACCAGGCGTTAAACACCGCCATCGCCGCTACGCGCCGGGGAGGCGATATTATTTTGTTTGGGATTTCCACTGGAGATTTTACTCTGACCGATTTTCAGAACATCATCATGCAGGGTAAAACCCTGCACAGCATCGTCGGGCGCAAGGTGTTTCAGACCTGGTATATCATGAGCAACCTGCTCCAAGCGAAATCCCACCAGTTGCAGGATAAAATTTATGACGTCATCCTGAACCGCGGACAGGGAACGATTGTTCCTTTTGACAAATTCGATCGGGATGTTTTTAACCGCATTGTTCAACAGCATCCAAAAGTAATTTTTAAATTCTAA
- a CDS encoding amidohydrolase family protein encodes MSQTLKIKFKALIPIEGEIIENGELLIEQGRIEEIRQTQSEDSECLDLSDHLLLPGFVNAHCHLSLSALHGKVPRCEKFTDWVRALLKENMQLSGDQRVKAMQSGAMEMLRSGVTTLADSLSQPELLPEYAALPFRQVLFLEVLGFKKSMVRETLDRVTSVFASQNLKGTLLRLGLAPHAPYSVSPELFRELKKLAARYDCPTACHVAEFSEEVRFIKEGGGDLQKFLEERGVIDDDWMPPGTSPVRYLDAIGVLDSMIAVHLNHSDEDLELLAARNARAVFCPNSSRWFGRTQIMPVRQLLDAGVAVALGTDSLASNESLNFLREIKIADAMLPDVSRPEILKMATGGGGQALGLPTGTLVPGMSADLIGFRVPHKPNVWADVPFEPNRERVDFSMVAGNVVIKN; translated from the coding sequence ATGTCACAAACTTTAAAAATTAAATTCAAAGCTCTCATTCCTATAGAGGGTGAGATTATCGAAAACGGGGAACTGCTCATCGAGCAGGGTCGTATCGAGGAAATCCGGCAAACGCAGTCAGAAGATAGCGAGTGCCTGGATTTATCCGATCATCTTCTTCTCCCCGGTTTTGTGAACGCTCATTGCCATCTGTCGCTTTCCGCCTTGCATGGCAAGGTTCCGAGATGTGAGAAGTTCACCGATTGGGTGCGGGCGCTTCTTAAAGAAAATATGCAATTATCCGGGGATCAGAGAGTCAAAGCCATGCAGTCAGGAGCGATGGAAATGCTGCGGTCAGGGGTGACGACGCTGGCCGATAGTCTGTCTCAGCCGGAACTGTTGCCGGAATACGCAGCCCTGCCATTCAGGCAGGTTTTGTTTCTGGAAGTATTGGGATTCAAAAAAAGCATGGTCAGGGAAACACTGGATCGAGTGACCTCTGTTTTTGCATCCCAAAATCTCAAAGGGACTTTGTTGAGGCTGGGGCTGGCTCCGCATGCGCCTTATTCCGTATCACCTGAATTATTCAGGGAGCTTAAAAAACTCGCCGCGCGTTACGATTGCCCCACCGCCTGTCATGTGGCGGAATTCTCCGAGGAAGTCCGGTTTATTAAAGAAGGCGGCGGCGATCTGCAAAAATTTCTCGAAGAGCGCGGCGTGATTGACGACGATTGGATGCCGCCGGGGACAAGTCCGGTTCGCTATCTGGATGCCATCGGCGTACTGGATTCGATGATTGCCGTTCACCTGAATCATAGCGACGAGGACCTGGAGTTATTGGCGGCGCGCAATGCGCGGGCGGTGTTTTGTCCGAATAGCAGCCGCTGGTTTGGCCGGACCCAAATCATGCCCGTCCGTCAACTGCTCGACGCCGGCGTGGCGGTGGCGTTGGGGACGGATTCTTTGGCGAGTAACGAATCGCTGAATTTTCTGCGTGAGATTAAGATCGCGGATGCGATGCTGCCTGATGTGTCCCGGCCCGAAATCTTAAAGATGGCGACCGGGGGCGGTGGCCAGGCTCTGGGTCTGCCAACCGGAACCCTCGTTCCCGGCATGAGCGCCGATCTTATTGGGTTTCGCGTGCCACACAAACCAAACGTCTGGGCCGACGTTCCCTTCGAACCCAACCGGGAGCGGGTGGATTTTTCGATGGTGGCGGGAAACGTGGTGATAAAAAATTAG
- a CDS encoding isoprenylcysteine carboxylmethyltransferase family protein, translating to MFDFKSLSSKQQLALNVFVPFLYLFPLLVAYFSPKTFGFGYPPLVPVALAIGAIGWVIWMLGTISLGKSLAVLPGAETLKTGGIYRYLRNPIYVGINLTLFGLLAACGSIFGMVYMVIVVLPLNWYRARAEEKALLEKFGDSYQAYRETTWL from the coding sequence ATGTTTGATTTTAAATCCCTATCTTCCAAACAGCAATTGGCTCTCAACGTTTTTGTTCCCTTTCTGTATTTGTTTCCTCTGTTGGTGGCCTATTTTTCTCCCAAAACATTTGGTTTCGGCTATCCGCCACTGGTGCCGGTGGCTCTGGCAATAGGGGCGATAGGGTGGGTGATATGGATGCTGGGCACGATTTCACTGGGAAAATCGCTGGCCGTCCTGCCCGGCGCCGAGACTTTAAAGACCGGAGGCATTTATCGATACCTGCGCAACCCGATTTATGTGGGGATCAATTTGACACTGTTCGGATTGCTGGCGGCTTGCGGGTCGATCTTTGGCATGGTGTATATGGTCATCGTCGTCCTGCCTTTGAACTGGTATCGCGCCCGCGCGGAAGAAAAGGCATTGCTGGAAAAATTTGGCGACAGCTATCAGGCTTACCGTGAGACCACCTGGCTCTAG
- the lpxK gene encoding tetraacyldisaccharide 4'-kinase, whose translation MRWESLYYKIISPERKFYHVPAYLLLKGASLFYCLGLRLNRWAYRFGISPTRRLPVRVISVGNLTLGGTGKTPIVIMIAEILRGHGYKPAILSRGYGGSSKEAVNVVCDGQNILLSADVAGDEPRMIAERLKNIPVLTGKNRYLTGSVAIDRFGVDTLILDDGFQHRALCRDLNILLFDQKKPLGNGNLFPAGELRESAKESDRADLICFTRCSPSGNATFLKAQLPLNTPVIKTALRPGAVVRLDNHDTLDVEILKDQAVAAFCGIAKPGDFRATLETAGARVVFYRAFGDHHRYVADELQSLDREALDAGAKYVLVSEKDSVKIDASLFSIPVLKLIVDVEILEGREAFTKLLLKS comes from the coding sequence ATGAGATGGGAATCTCTTTACTATAAAATTATTTCTCCAGAGCGGAAATTTTATCACGTTCCCGCCTATCTTTTGCTCAAGGGGGCGTCCCTGTTTTATTGCCTGGGCCTGCGTTTGAACCGCTGGGCCTACCGCTTCGGAATTTCCCCCACCCGCCGCCTGCCGGTGCGCGTGATCAGCGTCGGCAATCTGACTCTGGGCGGAACCGGTAAAACCCCCATCGTCATCATGATCGCCGAAATTCTGCGGGGTCATGGGTATAAGCCTGCCATCCTCAGCCGGGGTTATGGCGGCAGCTCGAAAGAGGCTGTCAACGTCGTTTGCGACGGTCAAAATATTCTGCTCTCGGCGGATGTTGCAGGCGACGAGCCGAGGATGATCGCCGAGCGGCTGAAAAATATTCCGGTACTCACGGGAAAGAATCGCTATTTGACTGGCAGTGTCGCCATTGACCGGTTTGGAGTCGATACGCTGATTCTCGATGACGGGTTTCAGCACCGGGCGCTTTGCCGTGATCTCAATATTTTGCTATTTGACCAGAAAAAACCGCTGGGCAACGGAAATTTGTTTCCCGCCGGGGAGTTGCGCGAATCGGCTAAAGAATCTGATCGGGCGGACCTGATATGCTTCACGAGGTGCTCGCCGAGTGGTAATGCCACTTTCCTTAAAGCGCAATTGCCTCTCAACACTCCGGTTATAAAAACCGCGCTCCGGCCCGGAGCGGTCGTCCGCCTGGACAATCATGATACTTTGGACGTGGAAATTTTAAAGGACCAGGCGGTGGCGGCTTTTTGTGGAATCGCCAAACCGGGCGATTTTAGAGCCACTCTGGAAACGGCGGGGGCGCGTGTGGTTTTTTACCGGGCGTTTGGGGATCATCACCGCTATGTTGCAGACGAGTTGCAATCGCTCGACCGGGAGGCCCTGGATGCGGGGGCAAAATATGTCCTGGTGTCGGAGAAAGACAGCGTCAAAATCGATGCTTCGTTGTTTTCGATTCCGGTGTTGAAATTGATCGTCGATGTGGAGATTCTTGAGGGGCGAGAGGCTTTCACAAAACTCCTTTTGAAAAGCTGA